Proteins encoded together in one Candidatus Hydrogenedens sp. window:
- the hypB gene encoding hydrogenase nickel incorporation protein HypB, with product MKVDVVQKVLKANDDIAKLVRSRFDEHHVFCINMISAPGSGKTSLIESALKHGLSGVRLGVIEGDPETTRDAERIAKYEIPVVQINTAGGCHLESQLVLQALDKLPLSEIDLLIIENVGNLVCPVGFDLGERARVAVVSVTEGHDKPFKYPKLFQTANLVILNKVDLLPHVPFDVDEFTQGIQAIQPGVPILHVSCTRGDGVGAWVQWLIERISAGTKNEM from the coding sequence ATGAAAGTAGATGTAGTGCAAAAAGTGTTAAAGGCTAATGATGATATTGCCAAATTGGTGCGTAGCCGTTTTGATGAACATCATGTATTCTGTATAAACATGATAAGTGCCCCTGGTTCTGGTAAAACGAGTTTGATTGAATCTGCGTTAAAGCATGGGCTTTCGGGTGTCCGATTGGGTGTTATCGAAGGAGACCCTGAGACGACACGAGACGCAGAACGAATCGCAAAATATGAGATACCTGTTGTACAGATTAATACTGCGGGGGGGTGTCACTTAGAATCTCAATTAGTTTTGCAAGCCCTTGATAAATTACCTTTGAGTGAAATCGATTTGCTTATTATTGAAAATGTAGGGAATCTGGTTTGTCCTGTCGGATTTGATTTGGGTGAGAGGGCACGGGTAGCAGTGGTGAGTGTTACAGAAGGACATGATAAACCCTTTAAATATCCAAAGCTGTTTCAAACTGCGAATCTTGTGATATTGAATAAAGTAGATTTGCTTCCGCATGTCCCGTTCGATGTGGATGAATTTACGCAAGGCATTCAGGCTATTCAGCCTGGAGTTCCGATACTTCATGTTTCATGTACTCGGGGTGATGGTGTTGGGGCATGGGTTCAGTGGTTAATAGAAAGGATTTCTGCTGGTACTAAGAATGAAATGTAA
- a CDS encoding hydrogenase maturation nickel metallochaperone HypA translates to MHELSIIESLIEQLEQIQKETGKGNIIRIDLRIGRLEHINQETFRFMFEQAKADTCAEHAHLNLIIDPLKIKCRSCHLEFEPDDGIWICPECGAIGGEILQGTEVILESVIFE, encoded by the coding sequence ATGCATGAATTAAGTATCATCGAATCCCTAATTGAACAATTGGAACAGATTCAAAAAGAGACGGGAAAAGGTAATATTATTCGGATAGATTTGCGAATAGGTCGTTTGGAACATATAAATCAGGAAACGTTTCGATTTATGTTTGAGCAAGCCAAGGCAGACACATGTGCAGAGCATGCTCATCTGAATCTTATTATTGACCCTTTGAAAATTAAGTGTCGGAGTTGCCATCTGGAATTCGAACCTGATGATGGGATTTGGATTTGCCCTGAATGTGGAGCCATTGGTGGTGAAATTCTCCAAGGGACAGAAGTCATACTTGAGTCGGTTATTTTTGAATAA